In Daphnia magna isolate NIES linkage group LG5, ASM2063170v1.1, whole genome shotgun sequence, a single genomic region encodes these proteins:
- the LOC116926039 gene encoding uncharacterized protein LOC116926039 produces MTVAPESESGCDRSHLRGICSYPLRTVSNVPLSHTGRKPAFSERWITDGDDTNVEVPFDLTDYSKPENCDGTRFVMKTGFPLYHCDNIEKIASERDRHILGNNNRLTTKAKRSLSYPTKVQNFSTSFTDDMEIPRTDVTFTDLSQSTNQPSKKRSYEELDKLEELANMSLSGNSCPSIPGSKAKPAIPKEVLDEIIGFMIRFWDQAYKGYILTEQQVKESVSAKLMAVHTKAKKTKKRMPANDASASNDASATIATLAPLASTTSDV; encoded by the exons ATGACGGTGGCTCCTGAGAGTGAATCAGGTTGCGATCGTAGCCACTTGCGTGGTATCTGCTCGTACCCATTGAGGACCGTTTCCAATGTTCCTTTGAGTCACACTGGAAGGAAACCGGCGTTTTCAGAGCg ATGGATTACTGATGGTGATGACACCAACGTTGAAGTACCTTTTGATTTAACTGACTATTCAAAACCAGAGAATTGTGATGGAACACGATTTGTTATGAAAACTGGCTTTCCGCTTTATCATTGTG ataaCATTGAAAAAATTGCATCAGAACGAGACCGACACATTTTAGGAAATAATAATAGGCTGACTACGAAAGCAAAACGTTCTCTTTCTTATCCAACAAAGGTTCAAAATTTCTCTACTTCCTTCACTGACGATATGGAGATACCGAGGACCGATGTCACCTTCACTGATTTATCGCAGTCAACTAACCAACCttctaaaaaaagaagttatGAAGAATTGGACAAA CTAGAAGAGTTGGCGAATATGTCCCTTTCCGGTAATTCCTGTCCAAGTATTCCGGGATCTAAGGCAAAGCCAGCAATTCCCAAGGAGGTCTTGGATGAAATTATAG gattcATGATCCGGTTTTGGGATCAAGCATACAAGGGATACATCCTGACAGAGCAGCAAGTAAAAGAATCTGTAAGTGCAAAACTCATGGCAGTCCACACAAAAGCAAAGAAGACTAAAAAGAGAATGCCGGCCAACGACGCATCAGCTTCCAACGATGCATCAGCTACCATCGCTACTTTGGCTCCCCTCGCTTCCACTACATCTGACGTGTAA
- the LOC116922362 gene encoding uncharacterized protein LOC116922362: MYIHIPDANRQKLDAKGRLCIFVGYCGASKAYRGWDPIEQKIKISRDVLFDEQPHLLPLWIKEGDEQPNKFHEDYQMDDQMEPTPNFSQLNHTVLEKKKPSEQPTKIMNEDGNNDNNQPLTEVIAEPP, from the coding sequence ATGTACATTCACATTCCGGATGCAAATCGTCAAAAACTGGATGCGAAAGGCCGTCTATGCATCTTTGTTGGATACTGTGGTGCCTCTAAAGCCTACCGTGGATGGGATCCGATTGAGCAAAAGATAAAGATAAGTCGTGATGTCTTATTCGATGAACAGCCGCACCTTCTACCACTATGGATAAAAGAAGGCGATGAGCAACCTAACAAATTCCATGAAGATTACCAAATGGATGATCAAATGGAACCAACTCCTAATTTTTCTCAACTCAACCATACTGtcctggaaaagaaaaaaccatcAGAGCAACCAACTAAAATCATGAATGAAGATGGCAACAACGACAATAATCAACCCCTGACAGAAGTCATAGCTGAACCACCATGA
- the LOC116927869 gene encoding uncharacterized protein LOC116927869 — protein sequence MSEQREQRRRQTTPKSIVVNGVTYLLNNSPIVQRLGNGPILSRPILAAVQRPVTSTDMSDHTDCVVTVSPASAYGHQVIKPIVAARPNQVDISTLVSHARASQAATPVATLPANQAVTSIAAARPNQVDTPTIVSHARASQAVTPIVAARAVQLASTLQVRNILKVPNNHDIQIATTTASLSFLNICPSVNNPTSNVRRPAVPSDHEFLTNS from the exons atgtcggaACAACGAGAGCAAAGACGTCGTCAAACTACGCCTAAAAGTATCGTAGTAAACGGCGTGACTTATTTACTTAACAACTCACCAATCGTGCAaa GACTTGGTAATGGTCCCATTTTGTCCAGACCTATTCTTGCTGCAGTCCAACGTCCCGTGACATCTACAGATATGTCTGATCACACAG ATTGTGTCGTTACAGTTTCCCCAGCATCAGCTTATGGTCATCAAGTTATCAAACCAATAGTTGCAGCTCGTCCTAATCAAGTTGACATATCAACACTTGTATCTCATG CTCGTGCTAGTCAAGCTGCCACCCCTGTAGCTACACTTCCTGCTAATCAAGCTGTCACATCTATAGCTGCAGCTCGTCCTAATCAAGTTGACACACCAACAATTGTATCTCATG CTCGTGCTAGTCAAGCTGTCACACCTATAGTTGCAGCTCGAGCTGTACAATTGGCCAGCACACTTCAAGTGCGGAATATTTTGAAGGTTCCTAACAACCATGATATTCAAATTGCCACGACAACTGCCTCGTTATCCTTTCTGAACATTTGTCCTTCCGTTAATAATCCAACAA GTAACGTAAGGCGACCGGCAGTACCATCAGACCACGAATTTTTAACTAATTCGTAA
- the LOC116927880 gene encoding uncharacterized protein LOC116927880, with protein MDLRPLLGIISFLQQEEDDEEEDILAILSIIKFVTKNGNTPYRMSLLLKWIMKKSQIRLIREQRRTERIVLPGYAEMVFRYRDIQFAEDYRMGREKFQELLQIIGPALCETFINDGEPVKNKLLLGIWALSTRKSFREVANPLD; from the exons ATGGATCTGAGACCACTTTTGGGAATAATTTCATTTCtgcaacaagaagaagatgacgaagaagaagacattttAGCAATTTTAAGCATCATTAAG TTCGTAACCAAAAACGGAAACACTCCGTACAGGATGTCTTTGCTTCTAAAGTGGATCATGAAGAAAAGTCAGATAAGGCTTATTAGAGAACAACGACGCACGGAAAGAATTGTTCTTCCGGGATATGCAGAAATGGTGTTTCGTTACCGAGACATTCAATTTGCTGAAGATTACCGGATGGGTCGTGAAAAATTCCAA GAACTACTGCAAATTATTGGTCCTGCATTGTGTGAGACTTTTATTAATGACGGGGAACCCGTAAAAAACAAGCTACTATTAGGTATTTGGGCATTGTCAACCCGAAAAAGCTTCCGTGAAGTTGCCAATCCTTTGGATTAA